Proteins encoded in a region of the Panicum hallii strain FIL2 chromosome 3, PHallii_v3.1, whole genome shotgun sequence genome:
- the LOC112885498 gene encoding acidic repeat-containing protein-like → MSRSVADTVLLSSVMMWIAVRDRWQLAAWSEDDESLTDGEDLQLLLDRELDEDDDDDTSWVGDFFSSEEETEDTSSDDDSAAGDFLRGGYSKDDEETDDDTCDSSNDDGGDANSYSRDDSDDDDDDSDGSAAPPPKRRKVLGVYWW, encoded by the exons ATGTCACGGTCGGTTGCTGACACCGTGCTTTTGTCATCAGTGATGATGTGGATTGCCGTCAGAGACAGGTGGCAGCTGGCT gcttggtcagaggatgatgaatccttGACCGACGGCGAAGACCTCCAGCTTCTCCTTGATAGAGAGCTGGATgaagatgacgacgacgacaccTCCTGGGTTGGAGATTTCTTCTCCTCAGAGGAAGAAACCGAGGACACGTCATCCGACGACGACTCGGCGGCGGGGGATTTCCTGCGCGGCGGGTACTCGAAGGACGACGAGGAGACCGACGATGACACCTGCGACAGCAGCAACGACGACGGCGGAGACGCCAACAGCTACAGTAGAGACGACAGcgacgatgacgacgatgaCAGCGACGGCAGCGCGGCCCCTCCACCCAAGCGCCGCAAGGTCCTGGGcgtctactggtggtag